One genomic segment of Profundibacter amoris includes these proteins:
- the uvrC gene encoding excinuclease ABC subunit UvrC, with the protein MNDTTDDKPAEAPLTGHALIRSYLNTLDGSPGVYRMLDAEGRVLYVGKARHLKKRVSNYANPRGHTVRIARMIHQTASMMFLTTKTETEALLLEQNLIKQLKPYYNVLLRDDKSFPSILLAKTHPFAQIKKHRGRKGEAGSYFGPFASAGAVNRVLNQLQKVFLLRNCSDSVFSGRTGPCLLYQIKRCSGPCVGLITESEYADLVRDAEQFLSGKSTKVQGELAAQMQQASDALEFERAAALRDRIKALTQVQQVQGINPQTVADADVIALHMEGGQACVQVFFIRANQNWGNKDFYPRTGAGADEREVLEAFLGQFYDNKLPPRQILLSHPIENDDLMQEALSQKAGRKVEIIVPKRGEKAELVEGAARNARESLARRMAETATQAKLLKGLAEAFDLDASPKRIEVYDNSHIQGAHAVGAMIVAGPEGYIKSQYRKFNIKDADLTPGDDFGMMKEVLGRRFKRLLKEDPDRKGDNWPDLLLIDGGAGQVSAVAEIMREYGVDDIAMVGVAKGEDRDAGKEEFYRTGKRPFALRHNDPVLYFVQRLRDEVHRFAIGTHRAKRAKSMGATPLDGVPGVGAARKRALLAHFGSAKAVSRAGLEDLKKVEGISHRLAETLYDFFHDKG; encoded by the coding sequence ATGAACGACACGACAGACGACAAACCGGCAGAGGCACCCTTGACGGGGCATGCCCTGATCCGCAGCTATCTGAACACGCTGGACGGCAGTCCGGGCGTGTACCGGATGCTGGATGCCGAAGGGCGTGTTTTGTATGTCGGCAAGGCGCGGCATCTGAAAAAACGGGTGTCGAACTATGCCAACCCGCGCGGACATACGGTGCGGATTGCACGGATGATCCACCAGACCGCCAGCATGATGTTTCTGACCACCAAAACGGAAACCGAGGCGCTGTTGCTGGAACAGAACCTGATCAAGCAGCTAAAGCCCTATTACAACGTACTGCTGCGAGACGACAAAAGCTTTCCGTCAATCCTGCTGGCCAAAACCCATCCCTTTGCCCAGATCAAGAAACACCGCGGCCGCAAGGGCGAGGCAGGCAGCTATTTCGGCCCCTTCGCCAGTGCCGGTGCCGTAAACCGCGTGCTGAACCAGTTGCAAAAGGTATTCCTGCTGCGCAACTGCTCGGATTCGGTGTTTTCCGGCCGCACCGGCCCGTGTCTGTTGTATCAGATCAAGCGCTGCTCGGGGCCGTGTGTCGGGCTGATCACAGAATCGGAATATGCCGATCTGGTGCGGGATGCCGAACAGTTTTTATCCGGCAAATCGACCAAGGTTCAGGGTGAACTGGCCGCGCAAATGCAACAGGCAAGTGACGCGCTGGAATTTGAACGCGCCGCTGCCCTGCGCGACCGGATCAAGGCGTTGACGCAGGTGCAACAGGTGCAGGGCATCAACCCGCAAACCGTGGCCGATGCGGACGTGATTGCGCTTCATATGGAAGGCGGGCAGGCCTGCGTTCAGGTGTTCTTTATCCGCGCCAACCAGAACTGGGGTAACAAGGATTTCTATCCGCGCACCGGGGCTGGGGCGGATGAACGTGAGGTGCTCGAGGCGTTCCTTGGCCAGTTCTATGACAACAAACTGCCCCCCCGCCAGATATTGCTATCCCACCCGATTGAAAATGACGACCTGATGCAAGAGGCGCTAAGCCAGAAGGCCGGTCGCAAGGTTGAAATCATCGTGCCCAAACGTGGTGAAAAAGCCGAGCTGGTCGAGGGTGCCGCCCGCAACGCCCGCGAAAGTCTGGCCCGCCGGATGGCGGAAACGGCCACACAGGCGAAACTGTTGAAAGGGCTGGCCGAAGCCTTTGATCTGGACGCGTCGCCCAAAAGGATCGAGGTTTACGACAACTCGCATATTCAAGGCGCGCACGCGGTCGGGGCGATGATCGTGGCGGGGCCGGAGGGCTATATCAAAAGCCAGTATCGCAAGTTCAACATCAAGGATGCCGACCTGACCCCCGGCGATGATTTCGGCATGATGAAAGAGGTGCTGGGCCGCCGGTTCAAACGCCTGCTGAAAGAAGATCCCGACCGCAAGGGTGACAACTGGCCCGACCTGCTGCTGATTGACGGCGGCGCGGGGCAGGTTTCGGCGGTGGCGGAAATCATGCGCGAATACGGGGTGGACGACATTGCGATGGTCGGAGTGGCCAAAGGCGAGGACCGTGACGCGGGCAAAGAGGAATTCTACCGCACCGGCAAACGCCCCTTTGCCCTGCGGCATAATGATCCGGTGCTGTATTTCGTGCAGCGCCTGCGCGACGAGGTACACCGTTTTGCCATCGGCACCCACCGCGCCAAACGGGCCAAATCCATGGGTGCAACGCCACTGGACGGGGTTCCGGGCGTGGGTGCGGCGCGAAAACGCGCGCTTTTGGCACATTTCGGCAGCGCCAAGGCGGTTAGCCGCGCAGGGTTGGAGGACTTGAAGAAAGTTGAGGGAATTTCGCACCGGTTGGCAGAAACACTCTATGACTTCTTCCATGACAAAGGTTGA
- a CDS encoding SDR family oxidoreductase, which yields MTKRALVTGAGIRLGRAMALYLAGRGYDVAVHFASSESDANEVVAQIQAMGQQAVALQADLLNEHEVQSLIGRAVDGLGGAIDCLVNNASIFEYDTLETATRESWDRHIGSNLRAPFVLTQCFAAQAPKAMLDENGEPLSIALVVNMLDQRVRKLTPEFMTYTIAKMGLWAFTQTAAQALAPDIRVNAIGPGPTLRGARQSEDHFSNQRANVPLGRGAHPEDVTAALGYFLDAPAVTGQLLCVDGGQNLAWKTADVLGVE from the coding sequence ATGACAAAACGCGCATTGGTAACGGGGGCAGGCATCCGGTTGGGGCGTGCAATGGCGCTCTATCTGGCTGGGCGCGGCTATGATGTGGCGGTGCATTTCGCCAGTTCAGAATCAGACGCGAACGAAGTTGTGGCGCAGATACAGGCGATGGGTCAACAGGCAGTCGCGCTACAGGCCGACCTGCTGAATGAACACGAGGTTCAGTCGCTGATTGGCCGTGCCGTCGATGGTCTGGGCGGTGCGATTGACTGTCTGGTGAACAACGCCTCGATCTTTGAATATGACACGTTGGAAACGGCGACGCGTGAAAGCTGGGACAGGCATATAGGGTCGAACCTGCGGGCACCGTTCGTGCTGACCCAGTGTTTCGCCGCACAGGCCCCCAAGGCAATGCTGGATGAAAACGGTGAACCGCTCTCGATCGCCTTGGTGGTGAATATGCTGGACCAGCGGGTGCGCAAACTGACACCGGAATTCATGACCTACACCATCGCCAAGATGGGTCTGTGGGCCTTTACACAGACCGCGGCACAGGCGCTGGCCCCCGATATTCGTGTCAATGCGATCGGACCGGGGCCAACATTGCGCGGCGCACGACAGTCAGAGGACCATTTCAGCAACCAGCGCGCCAATGTGCCGCTGGGCCGTGGCGCGCATCCGGAAGATGTGACTGCGGCACTGGGGTATTTTCTGGATGCTCCGGCTGTGACGGGGCAGCTTTTGTGCGTGGACGGCGGGCAGAATTTGGCATGGAAAACCGCTGATGTGCTTGGGGTTGAATGA
- a CDS encoding calcium/sodium antiporter has protein sequence MDWVYAGLGLVILLLAGDALVKGAVNLSLRLGVPALIVSLTIVAFGTSAPELLIAIQAIHDGAPGLALGNVVGSNTANVLLVLGLPALIATFHTSECDTRKNYLFMMFATLLFIAMCFLGPITWIHGVVLLAALGFVLSDSFLEARSHRRESKIACAAAEDLEEIEGADLDMPWWQIGVFMVLGLIGLPLGANLLVEGAVNIATDYGVSDTVIGLTLVAVGTSLPELATTVMAVIRRQADVALGNVIGSNMFNLLAIIGIASFVGDIPVADGILRFDLWVMLASSALLIPFVFLKQNITKGWGVVLSAAYAAYIVVILV, from the coding sequence ATGGATTGGGTGTATGCCGGCCTTGGGCTGGTTATTTTGTTGCTTGCGGGCGATGCGCTGGTCAAAGGGGCAGTGAACCTGAGTTTGCGGCTGGGTGTGCCCGCACTGATCGTCAGCCTGACGATCGTGGCCTTTGGCACCTCGGCCCCTGAATTGCTGATTGCGATTCAGGCGATCCATGACGGCGCACCGGGGCTGGCGCTGGGCAATGTGGTGGGCTCTAATACCGCCAATGTGCTGCTGGTTCTGGGTCTGCCGGCGCTGATTGCCACTTTCCATACCTCGGAATGTGACACGCGCAAGAATTACCTGTTTATGATGTTCGCAACCCTGTTGTTTATCGCCATGTGCTTCCTTGGCCCGATAACATGGATTCACGGTGTTGTGCTGTTGGCGGCTCTTGGGTTTGTGCTGTCGGATTCGTTTCTCGAGGCCCGCTCGCATCGCCGCGAAAGTAAAATCGCCTGTGCTGCCGCAGAAGATCTGGAAGAAATTGAGGGCGCCGATCTGGACATGCCGTGGTGGCAAATCGGGGTGTTTATGGTGCTGGGGCTGATTGGCTTGCCATTGGGCGCGAACCTGTTGGTCGAAGGGGCGGTGAATATCGCCACTGACTACGGGGTTAGCGACACGGTGATCGGGCTGACGCTGGTGGCTGTTGGCACTTCGCTGCCCGAACTGGCAACAACCGTTATGGCAGTCATTCGCAGGCAGGCAGATGTGGCGCTGGGCAATGTCATTGGATCGAACATGTTCAACCTGTTGGCAATCATCGGTATCGCCAGTTTCGTTGGCGATATTCCGGTGGCGGACGGTATCTTGCGGTTCGACCTGTGGGTGATGCTGGCATCATCGGCATTGTTGATCCCGTTTGTGTTTCTCAAACAGAATATCACCAAAGGCTGGGGCGTGGTTTTATCTGCGGCTTATGCAGCCTATATTGTTGTCATCTTGGTTTAA
- a CDS encoding S49 family peptidase has product MKRWIPFIKSAPVVAVIRLSGTISTGGRGTLNDETLAPVIEKAFKRGKPKAVALLINSPGGSPVQSSLIAARIRRLSEEKKIPVVAFVEDVAASGGYWLASAADEIIADESSIIGSIGVISMGFGLNEFINRHGVERRVYTAGKSKSMLDPFQPEKPADVKRLKGMLEQIHANFKTQITTRRAGKLPEGKDLFTGEIWVGRAAQDVGLIDGIGHLVPVMKERYGKKVRFARYGAKRSILQRFGARIVGDALDGIEERAHFARFGL; this is encoded by the coding sequence ATGAAACGCTGGATCCCCTTTATTAAATCCGCCCCCGTTGTCGCCGTGATCCGCCTGTCGGGCACGATTTCGACCGGTGGGCGCGGAACGCTGAACGATGAAACGCTGGCCCCCGTAATCGAAAAGGCCTTCAAACGCGGCAAACCAAAGGCCGTGGCGTTGCTGATCAATTCACCCGGTGGCTCGCCCGTGCAATCGTCGCTGATCGCGGCCCGCATCCGGCGGCTGTCCGAGGAAAAGAAAATTCCCGTAGTGGCCTTTGTCGAGGATGTGGCGGCTTCGGGTGGTTATTGGCTGGCCAGTGCGGCGGATGAAATCATCGCTGACGAAAGCTCGATCATCGGGTCGATCGGCGTTATTTCGATGGGGTTCGGTCTGAACGAATTTATCAACCGCCATGGGGTTGAACGCCGCGTTTATACTGCCGGTAAATCCAAATCCATGCTGGACCCGTTCCAGCCGGAAAAACCGGCGGATGTGAAGCGGCTGAAGGGGATGCTGGAGCAAATCCATGCGAACTTTAAAACCCAGATTACCACACGACGTGCCGGAAAACTGCCCGAGGGTAAGGATTTGTTCACCGGTGAAATCTGGGTCGGGCGCGCGGCACAGGATGTCGGGCTGATTGACGGCATCGGCCATCTGGTGCCGGTGATGAAAGAGCGTTATGGCAAGAAGGTGCGTTTTGCCCGTTACGGGGCAAAGCGGTCGATCTTGCAACGGTTTGGCGCGCGCATTGTGGGTGATGCGCTGGATGGAATAGAGGAACGTGCGCATTTTGCGCGGTTTGGGCTTTAG
- the glpK gene encoding glycerol kinase GlpK — protein sequence MTYVMAIDQGTTSSRTILFDGDLKVAATAQQEFTQHFPQSGWVEHNPEDLWQTVIQTARDAMDQVGATASDIAAIGITNQRETTIVWDRKTGAPIHNAIVWQDRRTAPICEALKAAGHEGEITRKTGLLLDPYFSGTKVKWLLDNVEGARAKAEAGDLLFGTVDCYLIWRLTGGAVHATDATNAARTLLYNIRDGHWDKEIGALLDIPLSMLPEVRDCDGDFGETSADLFGTPIPVRGVAGDQQAATVGQACFAPGMMKSTYGTGCFALLNTGQTLVSSQNRLLGTIAYQFGGVTTYALEGSIFIAGAAVQWLRDGLGIIKDASETQALAQAADAGQNVVLVPAFTGLGAPYWDADCRGAVFGLTRGTGPAELARAALESVGYQTRDLLEAMQADWQGAGGEAVLRVDGGMSASDWTMQFLSDILGAQVDLPTVLETTALGVAWIAGMKAGVYPQQDEFARSWALERRFQPVMGDAERDAKYAAWKRAVKGAMGY from the coding sequence ATGACCTATGTGATGGCAATCGACCAAGGCACCACATCATCGCGCACGATTTTGTTTGATGGCGATCTAAAGGTCGCGGCCACGGCGCAGCAGGAATTCACCCAGCATTTTCCGCAATCCGGCTGGGTGGAACATAACCCCGAAGACCTGTGGCAAACCGTGATCCAGACCGCCCGCGATGCGATGGATCAGGTGGGCGCAACTGCCAGTGACATCGCCGCCATTGGCATCACCAACCAGCGCGAAACCACGATTGTCTGGGACAGGAAAACCGGCGCGCCCATCCACAATGCCATCGTCTGGCAGGACCGGCGCACCGCGCCGATTTGCGAGGCGCTAAAGGCGGCAGGGCACGAGGGTGAAATCACCCGTAAAACCGGCCTGTTGCTGGACCCGTATTTTTCCGGCACCAAGGTCAAGTGGTTGCTGGATAACGTGGAAGGTGCCCGTGCCAAGGCCGAGGCAGGTGATCTGCTGTTTGGCACTGTTGATTGCTATCTGATCTGGCGTCTAACCGGCGGCGCGGTTCATGCAACTGACGCCACCAACGCGGCGCGAACTCTGCTTTACAATATCCGCGATGGTCACTGGGACAAGGAAATCGGCGCCCTGCTGGACATCCCCCTGTCCATGCTGCCCGAGGTGCGGGATTGCGACGGGGATTTTGGTGAAACCTCCGCCGATCTGTTCGGCACCCCGATCCCTGTTCGCGGGGTTGCGGGGGATCAACAGGCGGCCACGGTGGGGCAGGCGTGTTTTGCGCCCGGCATGATGAAATCGACCTATGGCACGGGGTGTTTTGCGCTGTTGAACACGGGGCAAACGCTGGTCAGCAGCCAGAACCGTTTGTTGGGCACCATTGCCTATCAATTCGGCGGGGTCACCACCTATGCGCTGGAAGGCTCGATTTTTATTGCCGGTGCGGCGGTGCAATGGCTGCGCGACGGGCTGGGGATTATCAAAGACGCCAGCGAAACGCAGGCGCTGGCACAGGCAGCGGACGCGGGGCAGAATGTGGTTCTGGTGCCCGCCTTTACCGGCCTTGGCGCGCCTTACTGGGATGCCGATTGTCGCGGTGCTGTTTTCGGCTTGACTCGTGGCACCGGTCCGGCCGAACTGGCCCGCGCGGCGCTGGAAAGCGTTGGCTACCAGACCCGCGATTTGCTGGAGGCGATGCAGGCCGACTGGCAGGGTGCAGGCGGCGAAGCGGTGTTGCGGGTGGATGGCGGCATGAGCGCGAGCGACTGGACCATGCAGTTTTTGTCCGACATTCTGGGCGCGCAGGTGGATCTCCCGACGGTGCTGGAAACCACGGCGCTGGGGGTGGCGTGGATCGCTGGAATGAAGGCGGGCGTTTACCCGCAGCAGGATGAATTCGCCCGCAGCTGGGCGCTGGAGCGGCGCTTTCAACCTGTAATGGGCGATGCAGAGCGCGACGCAAAATATGCCGCGTGGAAACGGGCCGTCAAAGGGGCGATGGGTTATTAA
- a CDS encoding site-specific DNA-methyltransferase — protein MTTKTKTKAASKLPLNQIIDGDCIEVMNSLPAGSVDLIFADPPYNLQLRGDLHRPDNSKVDAVDDAWDQFSSFAAYDKFTQDWLKAARRLLKPNGAIWVIGSYHNIFRVGAALQNQGFWVLNDVVWRKTNPMPNFRGKRLTNAHETLIWASKEEASKYTFNYDALKVLNEGIQMRSDWVLPICTGHERLKNEDGDKAHPTQKPESLLHRILVATTNPGDVVLDPFFGTGTTGAVAKKLGREYIGIEREEAYRKVAAKRLSKIRKFDKESLQVTPAKRSEPRVPFGQLVERGMLNPGDELYSMNNRHKVRVRADGSLIGDDVKGSIHQVGAHLEGAPSCNGWTYWCFKRDGKKVPIDLLRQQIRAEMAERPN, from the coding sequence ATGACAACGAAAACCAAAACAAAAGCGGCTTCCAAGCTGCCCCTGAACCAGATTATTGACGGTGATTGCATCGAGGTAATGAACAGCCTGCCCGCAGGCTCGGTTGATCTGATTTTTGCGGACCCCCCCTATAATCTGCAACTGCGCGGTGACCTGCACCGCCCCGACAATTCCAAGGTGGATGCAGTTGACGATGCGTGGGACCAGTTTTCGTCCTTTGCCGCCTATGACAAATTCACACAGGACTGGCTAAAGGCTGCGCGGCGGTTGTTGAAACCGAACGGGGCGATCTGGGTGATCGGCTCGTATCACAACATTTTCCGCGTTGGTGCCGCCTTGCAAAATCAGGGCTTCTGGGTGCTGAACGATGTTGTCTGGCGCAAAACCAACCCGATGCCGAATTTCCGTGGCAAACGCCTGACCAATGCCCATGAAACGCTGATCTGGGCGTCCAAGGAAGAGGCCAGCAAATACACCTTCAACTATGACGCCCTGAAGGTGTTGAACGAAGGTATCCAGATGCGCTCGGACTGGGTGCTGCCGATCTGCACCGGCCACGAACGCCTAAAGAACGAGGACGGCGACAAGGCCCATCCAACCCAAAAACCCGAAAGCCTGCTGCACCGAATTCTGGTGGCCACCACAAACCCCGGCGATGTGGTTCTGGACCCGTTCTTTGGCACCGGCACCACGGGTGCTGTGGCCAAGAAACTGGGCCGCGAATATATCGGCATCGAACGCGAAGAGGCCTATCGCAAGGTTGCCGCCAAACGCCTGTCGAAAATCCGCAAGTTCGACAAGGAAAGCCTGCAAGTCACCCCCGCAAAACGCTCCGAACCCCGCGTGCCCTTCGGCCAGCTGGTGGAACGCGGCATGTTGAACCCGGGGGACGAGCTTTACTCGATGAACAACCGCCACAAGGTCCGCGTGCGGGCCGATGGTTCGCTGATTGGCGATGATGTGAAGGGATCCATCCATCAGGTCGGCGCCCATCTGGAAGGCGCGCCCAGTTGCAACGGCTGGACTTACTGGTGCTTCAAGCGCGATGGCAAAAAGGTTCCGATCGACCTGCTGCGCCAGCAAATCCGCGCTGAAATGGCCGAACGGCCGAACTAG
- the rnhB gene encoding ribonuclease HII, translated as MTKPAPDFTLEQTAIDAGHTLIAGVDEVGRGPLCGPVTAAAVILDPQNIPAGLNDSKKLTAKRREALYDLLLECATVSVAHATVAEIDELNILRASHLAMERAVAGLPKPPDHVLIDGNLIPKGLTLSAQAVVKGDGKSVSIAAASIMAKTVRDRIMVDLAQQYPGYGWEKNAGYPTAVHLESLQKLGVTPHHRRSFKPVYKML; from the coding sequence ATGACAAAACCAGCCCCAGATTTCACCCTTGAACAAACCGCAATAGATGCCGGTCACACCCTGATTGCCGGCGTTGATGAAGTCGGGCGCGGCCCCCTTTGCGGCCCTGTTACCGCCGCTGCCGTCATTCTGGACCCGCAGAACATCCCCGCCGGTCTGAACGATTCCAAAAAACTGACCGCCAAACGCCGCGAGGCGCTGTATGATCTGCTGCTGGAATGTGCCACCGTATCGGTCGCCCACGCCACTGTTGCCGAGATTGACGAATTGAACATCCTGCGTGCCTCACATCTGGCGATGGAGCGGGCGGTGGCCGGACTGCCCAAACCCCCCGACCACGTTCTGATCGACGGCAATCTAATCCCAAAGGGTCTGACACTTTCCGCGCAGGCCGTTGTCAAAGGCGATGGCAAATCCGTGTCGATTGCCGCCGCATCAATCATGGCCAAAACAGTGCGCGACCGCATCATGGTGGATTTGGCGCAACAGTATCCGGGCTATGGCTGGGAAAAGAACGCCGGATACCCCACAGCTGTGCATTTGGAGTCACTACAAAAACTTGGGGTGACCCCACACCATAGACGTTCGTTCAAACCCGTATACAAGATGTTGTAG
- a CDS encoding winged helix-turn-helix domain-containing protein, giving the protein MPDNTSSATETRLTGTKVVTLGIAAIVLILLVAAVLLFMNLPDANAFNARVEQLFVENNDLTNNAEIKLLEILAQSGTSFSDTLASYRTVIFVLLVFATALLIAALVFLVTIIALNKRMGEIERTGIQVSSLLISREENTVYLNNMEFKLTEAAIETLSVLAEARMDEELLSGSEIEGMISGRPASDCDEAAGATRIKRLRDSLGNQMVSELLVKNIARRGYMLAIDKDVIRMV; this is encoded by the coding sequence GTGCCGGACAATACTTCCTCCGCTACTGAGACACGTTTAACCGGAACAAAGGTTGTCACACTGGGGATCGCCGCGATTGTGCTGATCCTGTTGGTGGCAGCCGTTTTGCTGTTCATGAACCTGCCGGATGCCAATGCGTTCAATGCACGGGTGGAACAGCTGTTTGTGGAAAACAACGACCTGACCAACAACGCCGAAATCAAGCTGTTGGAAATTCTGGCGCAATCTGGCACATCGTTTTCCGACACCTTGGCGTCCTATCGCACAGTAATCTTTGTGCTGCTGGTGTTCGCCACCGCCCTGCTGATCGCTGCGCTGGTGTTTTTGGTCACCATCATTGCCCTGAACAAACGCATGGGCGAGATCGAGCGCACGGGGATTCAGGTATCTTCCCTGCTGATCAGCCGCGAGGAAAACACGGTTTATCTGAACAACATGGAATTCAAACTGACCGAAGCGGCGATTGAAACCCTGTCGGTTCTGGCCGAAGCCCGGATGGACGAGGAACTGTTGTCCGGCTCGGAAATCGAGGGCATGATCTCGGGCCGGCCCGCATCGGATTGTGACGAGGCCGCAGGCGCCACCCGCATCAAACGGCTGCGCGATTCACTGGGCAACCAGATGGTCAGCGAACTGCTGGTCAAGAACATCGCGCGGCGTGGTTATATGCTGGCGATCGACAAGGATGTGATCCGGATGGTTTAG
- a CDS encoding alkaline phosphatase PhoX, whose amino-acid sequence MNFTAKLLGTTLLSAIALANTAIAQELSRVATMPAGAEVTGLSVNGMGEVFLNAQHVGGSNYLKEDGQPATLGYLDGFDTANYTGGNVDIAPEDNRGVVHTATGAYITLAKAGDKLGDGKVLGGVYDTSGNLMYISNAPDFNGFIPTSGNTAYLYTGWEGAGRDGAGAVSRLPLKRVDGKWQADLAGGAMLDVSSIDGAQVVCSGTVTPWGTPLLAEENFFFNSAVWNHPNQYDDDENPGYKGGNDITYIKPKNMMQYLGRMANPYRYGYLFEINNAATASDYSFVKHYATGRLSHETAAIMPDARTLYMSDDDSAKYNDKTYNTASGGVLFKFVADVKGDLGAGTLYAAKLTQDDTPDPQKAGFDVEWVELAHGNNAQIEGWIAEYDNVTTDDYVEGQTSYISNDDIMNWAEGKTGNDLNGDGIVGSYPDDRPAFLESRRAAAALGATNEWDKLEGATSFGNTVYVAASALSWTMDKSWGQPDWVTGERDETDGGAIALNKEDCGGVYVANTGSDYNITRLDPYVVGKTIEDGSCDMERPANPDNILAMPDGSLLIGEDAGPKKHTLDMLWLAK is encoded by the coding sequence ATGAATTTTACAGCAAAACTATTGGGAACAACCCTGCTATCGGCAATCGCATTGGCAAATACCGCAATAGCACAGGAGTTGTCCCGTGTGGCAACAATGCCCGCAGGTGCAGAAGTCACAGGTCTGTCGGTCAATGGCATGGGCGAGGTATTCCTGAACGCCCAACATGTCGGCGGCAGCAACTACCTGAAGGAAGACGGACAACCCGCCACCCTGGGTTATCTGGACGGGTTTGACACCGCAAATTATACAGGCGGAAACGTGGATATCGCCCCCGAAGATAATCGCGGAGTGGTCCATACCGCAACGGGAGCGTATATCACGTTGGCCAAAGCCGGGGACAAGCTGGGCGATGGCAAAGTATTGGGCGGGGTTTATGATACCTCGGGCAATCTGATGTATATTTCGAACGCGCCCGATTTTAACGGCTTTATCCCGACCAGCGGCAACACGGCCTATCTTTACACAGGCTGGGAAGGCGCGGGGCGCGATGGTGCCGGTGCGGTCAGCCGCCTGCCGCTAAAGCGTGTCGATGGCAAATGGCAGGCTGATTTGGCAGGTGGTGCCATGCTGGATGTCAGTTCGATTGACGGGGCGCAGGTGGTATGTTCGGGCACAGTCACCCCTTGGGGCACGCCGTTGCTGGCCGAAGAAAACTTCTTTTTCAACTCGGCAGTCTGGAACCACCCGAACCAGTATGATGACGATGAAAACCCCGGCTACAAGGGTGGCAACGATATTACCTATATCAAGCCCAAGAATATGATGCAGTATCTGGGCCGGATGGCGAACCCGTATCGCTATGGCTATCTGTTCGAAATCAACAATGCGGCAACGGCCAGCGATTACAGCTTTGTCAAACATTACGCCACTGGCCGTCTTAGCCATGAAACGGCGGCCATCATGCCGGACGCGCGCACGCTGTATATGAGCGATGATGATTCCGCAAAATACAACGACAAGACTTATAACACCGCTTCGGGCGGGGTGTTGTTCAAGTTTGTGGCCGATGTGAAAGGTGATCTGGGTGCAGGCACGTTGTATGCCGCCAAACTGACCCAGGATGACACGCCGGACCCGCAAAAGGCCGGATTTGATGTGGAGTGGGTTGAACTGGCACACGGTAACAATGCGCAGATCGAGGGCTGGATTGCTGAATACGACAATGTCACCACCGATGACTATGTTGAAGGGCAAACCAGCTATATCTCGAATGACGACATCATGAACTGGGCCGAGGGCAAAACCGGCAATGATCTGAACGGGGATGGCATAGTTGGATCATATCCCGATGACCGCCCCGCGTTTCTGGAAAGCCGCCGTGCGGCCGCCGCATTGGGGGCCACAAACGAGTGGGACAAACTGGAAGGCGCGACATCCTTTGGAAACACGGTTTATGTGGCGGCCTCGGCGCTGTCCTGGACCATGGATAAATCATGGGGTCAGCCCGATTGGGTCACTGGCGAACGTGACGAAACCGACGGCGGTGCAATTGCCCTGAACAAGGAAGATTGCGGTGGCGTCTATGTGGCCAATACCGGCAGTGATTATAACATCACGCGGCTGGATCCCTATGTGGTTGGCAAAACAATCGAGGATGGCAGTTGCGATATGGAACGCCCCGCCAACCCCGACAATATTCTGGCAATGCCGGATGGGTCATTGTTGATAGGCGAAGATGCAGGGCCGAAAAAGCACACTCTGGATATGTTGTGGCTGGCGAAGTAA